The following coding sequences lie in one Sorghum bicolor cultivar BTx623 chromosome 6, Sorghum_bicolor_NCBIv3, whole genome shotgun sequence genomic window:
- the LOC8072318 gene encoding uncharacterized protein LOC8072318 — protein sequence MDLKDSLSRFKQQQERCQSSLASIAASSSKPKHRAQPAHAPNVPARPSQPVKFSNDTERLQHINSIRKSPVGAQIKLVIELLYKTRQAFTAEQINDATYVDIHGNKAVFDSLRNNPKVSYDGRRFSYKSKHDLKGKDQLLVLIRKFPEGLAVVEVKDAYPNVLEDLQALKAAGEVWLLSNMDSQEDIVYPNDPKAKIKVDDDLKQLFREIELPRDMVDIEKELQRNGFKPMTNTAKRRAAAQINGVKPKAKPKKKQREITKRTKLTNAHLPELFQNLNT from the exons ATGGATCTCAAGGATAGCCTCTCCAGATTTAAGCAACAGCAGGAGAGATGCCAGTCATCTTTGGCGAGCATAGCTGCTTCGAGCTCAAAGCCAAAGCACAGGGCCCAACCAGCACATGCTCCCAACGTTCCAGCAAGGCCATCACAACCTGTTAAGTTTTCGAATGATACAGAAAGGCTGCAGCACATCAATTCGATTAGGAAATCTCCTGTCGGAGCACAGATCAAACTTGTCATTGAACTGCTTTACAAG ACAAGACAAGCTTTTACTGCAGAACAGATAAATGATGCAACTTATGTCGATATCCATGGTAATAAAGCTGTCTTTGACAGCTTGAGAAACAACCCCAAAGTAAGCTATGATGGGAGGCGTTTCTCTTACAAG TCCAAGCATGACCTGAAGGGAAAAGATCAACtgcttgttttgattaggaagtTCCCAGAAGGTCTTGCTGTTGTGGAAGTGAAGGATGCATATCCAAATGTATTGGAAGATTTGCAG GCTCTGAAGGCTGCAGGTGAGGTTTGGCTGTTATCAAACATGGACTCCCAGGAGGACATTGTATACCCTAATGATCCAAAAGCGAAGATCAAGGTTGATGATGACCTGAAGCAGCTCTTCCGTGAAATAGAGCTACCACGTGATATGGTCGACATAGAGAAGGAGCTACAGAGAAACGGTTTCAAGCCCATGACCAATACTGCCAAACGACGAGCAGCTGCCCAGATCAATGGCGTGAAACCCAAGGCTAAGCCCAAGAAGAAGCAGCGTGAGATCACAAAGCGGACCAAGCTCACGAATGCCCATCTGCCTGAGCTGTTCCAGAATCTCAACACTTAA
- the LOC8063945 gene encoding glutathione S-transferase T3 isoform X1, whose protein sequence is MCKCCACISLPGAGSCSQLLIPVAQYRLGKQSKRDTGIPVAQKFMSDSDPPPGDMWKEGQGSRVMSEDIEIDDIDISSVCSEPSASKMKASCAANYSAQEDIQLCESWENISTDPITGNEQPGEAYWKRIHDNYHANKKFESTRTANSLKHRWGIIYKEVQKFQGYFEEVEHRHPSGVSFQEHVLEAQTIYADKEPNKKGFTFNHCWLKVRKYAKFTAVPSSKRPRTSNSNSIDVLDQEDNDSGKCQTPESSLCSVKRPMGRKQAKGKVKKGGKEYKYAGMLEKLLIEKEKNREARWQEYKKMQERKASIEERKVAIKERKLMWEQEQKIIFSDVNTLDSNVKMVFTDDDDDDFFEQWWEEEESDDDDDLVVAMLILADAEQRERKKARRGSKALFSSKIFCKIDTVAFSFVFDKYCPIMD, encoded by the exons ATGTGTAAATGTTGTGCGTGTATCTCTTTGCCTGGTGCTGGTTCGTGCTCCCAGCTCCTCATCCCTGTTGCGCAGTACAGGCTTGGAAAGCAGAGCAAGAGAGATACAGGGATCCCTGTTGCGCAGAAGTTCATGTCCGACTCCGATCCCCCAC CTGGAGATATGTGGAAAGAAGGTCAGGGGTCAAGGGTGATGTCCGAGGACATTGAGATTGATGATATTGATATTTCATCAGTTTGTAGTGAacctagtgcatccaaaatgaagGCAAGCTGTGCGGCCAACTACTCTGCGCAAGAGGATATCCAACTATGTGAGTCATGGGAGAATATTAGCACGGATCCTATCACTGGAAATGAGCAACCTGGTGAAGCTTATTGGAAGCGAATTCATGATAACTACCATGCCAACAAGAAATTTGAATCTACTAGGACTGCTAACTCTCTTAAGCATCGGTGGGGCATAATTTACAAGGAGGTGCAGAAGTTTCAGGGTTATTTTGAGGAAGTTGAGCATCGCCATCCTAGTGGTGTGTCTTTCCAGGAACAT GTGCTAGAAGCACAAACTATATATGCAGACAAGGAGCCAAACAAGAAGGGTTTCACTTTCAATCATTGTTGGTTGAAGGTTAGGAAATATGCCAAGTTCACAGCTGTTCCGTCCTCCAAAAGGCCTAGAACAAGCAACTCAAACTCAATTGatgttcttgatcaagaagataatgatagTGGCAAGTGCCAAACTCCTGAGTCATCCTTGTGTAGTGTGAAAAGGCCTATGGGGAGGAAGCAAGCAAAGGGGAAGGTGAAAAAGGGAGGGAAAGAATATAAGTATGCAGGGATGCTTGAGAAATTGCTTattgaaaaggaaaaaaatagagaagctAGATGGCAGGAGTACAAGAAGATGCAAGAGCGCAAGGCATCGATTGAGGAGCGCAAGGTTGCTATTAAGGAAAGGAAGTTGATGTGGGAGCAAGAACAGAAGATTATTTTTTCTGATGTCAACACATTGGACTCCAATGTAAAG ATGGTGTTtaccgatgatgatgatgatgatttttTTGAGCAATGGTGGGAGGAAGAGGAatcagatgatgatgatgatttggTTGTGGCTATGCTCATTCTTGCTGATGCTGAACAAAGGGAACGCAAGAAGGCTCGGCGTGGttcgaaggccttgtttagttccaaaatattttgcaaaatcgacactgtagctttttcgtttgtatttgacaaatattgtccaatcatggactaa
- the LOC8063945 gene encoding glutathione S-transferase T3 isoform X2, with protein MSDSDPPPGDMWKEGQGSRVMSEDIEIDDIDISSVCSEPSASKMKASCAANYSAQEDIQLCESWENISTDPITGNEQPGEAYWKRIHDNYHANKKFESTRTANSLKHRWGIIYKEVQKFQGYFEEVEHRHPSGVSFQEHVLEAQTIYADKEPNKKGFTFNHCWLKVRKYAKFTAVPSSKRPRTSNSNSIDVLDQEDNDSGKCQTPESSLCSVKRPMGRKQAKGKVKKGGKEYKYAGMLEKLLIEKEKNREARWQEYKKMQERKASIEERKVAIKERKLMWEQEQKIIFSDVNTLDSNVKMVFTDDDDDDFFEQWWEEEESDDDDDLVVAMLILADAEQRERKKARRGSKALFSSKIFCKIDTVAFSFVFDKYCPIMD; from the exons ATGTCCGACTCCGATCCCCCAC CTGGAGATATGTGGAAAGAAGGTCAGGGGTCAAGGGTGATGTCCGAGGACATTGAGATTGATGATATTGATATTTCATCAGTTTGTAGTGAacctagtgcatccaaaatgaagGCAAGCTGTGCGGCCAACTACTCTGCGCAAGAGGATATCCAACTATGTGAGTCATGGGAGAATATTAGCACGGATCCTATCACTGGAAATGAGCAACCTGGTGAAGCTTATTGGAAGCGAATTCATGATAACTACCATGCCAACAAGAAATTTGAATCTACTAGGACTGCTAACTCTCTTAAGCATCGGTGGGGCATAATTTACAAGGAGGTGCAGAAGTTTCAGGGTTATTTTGAGGAAGTTGAGCATCGCCATCCTAGTGGTGTGTCTTTCCAGGAACAT GTGCTAGAAGCACAAACTATATATGCAGACAAGGAGCCAAACAAGAAGGGTTTCACTTTCAATCATTGTTGGTTGAAGGTTAGGAAATATGCCAAGTTCACAGCTGTTCCGTCCTCCAAAAGGCCTAGAACAAGCAACTCAAACTCAATTGatgttcttgatcaagaagataatgatagTGGCAAGTGCCAAACTCCTGAGTCATCCTTGTGTAGTGTGAAAAGGCCTATGGGGAGGAAGCAAGCAAAGGGGAAGGTGAAAAAGGGAGGGAAAGAATATAAGTATGCAGGGATGCTTGAGAAATTGCTTattgaaaaggaaaaaaatagagaagctAGATGGCAGGAGTACAAGAAGATGCAAGAGCGCAAGGCATCGATTGAGGAGCGCAAGGTTGCTATTAAGGAAAGGAAGTTGATGTGGGAGCAAGAACAGAAGATTATTTTTTCTGATGTCAACACATTGGACTCCAATGTAAAG ATGGTGTTtaccgatgatgatgatgatgatttttTTGAGCAATGGTGGGAGGAAGAGGAatcagatgatgatgatgatttggTTGTGGCTATGCTCATTCTTGCTGATGCTGAACAAAGGGAACGCAAGAAGGCTCGGCGTGGttcgaaggccttgtttagttccaaaatattttgcaaaatcgacactgtagctttttcgtttgtatttgacaaatattgtccaatcatggactaa
- the LOC8063945 gene encoding glutathione S-transferase T3 isoform X3, translated as MWKEGQGSRVMSEDIEIDDIDISSVCSEPSASKMKASCAANYSAQEDIQLCESWENISTDPITGNEQPGEAYWKRIHDNYHANKKFESTRTANSLKHRWGIIYKEVQKFQGYFEEVEHRHPSGVSFQEHVLEAQTIYADKEPNKKGFTFNHCWLKVRKYAKFTAVPSSKRPRTSNSNSIDVLDQEDNDSGKCQTPESSLCSVKRPMGRKQAKGKVKKGGKEYKYAGMLEKLLIEKEKNREARWQEYKKMQERKASIEERKVAIKERKLMWEQEQKIIFSDVNTLDSNVKMVFTDDDDDDFFEQWWEEEESDDDDDLVVAMLILADAEQRERKKARRGSKALFSSKIFCKIDTVAFSFVFDKYCPIMD; from the exons ATGTGGAAAGAAGGTCAGGGGTCAAGGGTGATGTCCGAGGACATTGAGATTGATGATATTGATATTTCATCAGTTTGTAGTGAacctagtgcatccaaaatgaagGCAAGCTGTGCGGCCAACTACTCTGCGCAAGAGGATATCCAACTATGTGAGTCATGGGAGAATATTAGCACGGATCCTATCACTGGAAATGAGCAACCTGGTGAAGCTTATTGGAAGCGAATTCATGATAACTACCATGCCAACAAGAAATTTGAATCTACTAGGACTGCTAACTCTCTTAAGCATCGGTGGGGCATAATTTACAAGGAGGTGCAGAAGTTTCAGGGTTATTTTGAGGAAGTTGAGCATCGCCATCCTAGTGGTGTGTCTTTCCAGGAACAT GTGCTAGAAGCACAAACTATATATGCAGACAAGGAGCCAAACAAGAAGGGTTTCACTTTCAATCATTGTTGGTTGAAGGTTAGGAAATATGCCAAGTTCACAGCTGTTCCGTCCTCCAAAAGGCCTAGAACAAGCAACTCAAACTCAATTGatgttcttgatcaagaagataatgatagTGGCAAGTGCCAAACTCCTGAGTCATCCTTGTGTAGTGTGAAAAGGCCTATGGGGAGGAAGCAAGCAAAGGGGAAGGTGAAAAAGGGAGGGAAAGAATATAAGTATGCAGGGATGCTTGAGAAATTGCTTattgaaaaggaaaaaaatagagaagctAGATGGCAGGAGTACAAGAAGATGCAAGAGCGCAAGGCATCGATTGAGGAGCGCAAGGTTGCTATTAAGGAAAGGAAGTTGATGTGGGAGCAAGAACAGAAGATTATTTTTTCTGATGTCAACACATTGGACTCCAATGTAAAG ATGGTGTTtaccgatgatgatgatgatgatttttTTGAGCAATGGTGGGAGGAAGAGGAatcagatgatgatgatgatttggTTGTGGCTATGCTCATTCTTGCTGATGCTGAACAAAGGGAACGCAAGAAGGCTCGGCGTGGttcgaaggccttgtttagttccaaaatattttgcaaaatcgacactgtagctttttcgtttgtatttgacaaatattgtccaatcatggactaa